One part of the Suncus etruscus isolate mSunEtr1 chromosome 2, mSunEtr1.pri.cur, whole genome shotgun sequence genome encodes these proteins:
- the CTDSP1 gene encoding carboxy-terminal domain RNA polymerase II polypeptide A small phosphatase 1 yields the protein MDSAAVITQISKEEARGPLRGKGDQKSAAAHKPRSRGILHSLFCCVCRDDGEPVSVHSGAPLLVEENGAVPKAPVQYLLPEVKAQDSDKICVVIDLDETLVHSSFKPVSNADFIIPVEIDGVVHQVYVLKRPHVDEFLQRMGELFECVLFTASLAKYADPVADLLDKWGAFRARLFRESCVFHRGNYVKDLSRLGRDLRRVLILDNSPASYVFHPDNAVPVASWFDNMSDTELQDLLPFFEQLSRVEDVYSVLRQPRPGS from the exons ATGGACAGCGCGGCCGTCATTACTCAGATCAGCAAGGAGGAGGCGCGGGGCCCGCTCCGGGGCAAAG GTGACCAGAAGTCTGCAGCCGCACACAAGCCCCGCAGCCGGGGTATCCTCCATTCCCTCTTCTGCTGCGTGTGCCGGGATGACGGGGAGCCGGTGTCTGTGCACAGCGGGGCGCCCCTGCTCGTGGAGGAGAACGGAGCAGTTCCCAAG GCCCCTGTCCAGTACCTGCTCCCAGAGGTCAAAGCTCAGGATTCCGACAAGATCTGTGTGGTCATCGACCTGGACGAGACCCTGGTACACAGCTCCTTCAAG CCGGTGAGCAATGCAGACTTCATCATCCCCGTGGAGATCGATGGGGTGGTCCACCAG GTGTACGTGCTGAAGCGGCCCCACGTGGACGAATTTCTGCAGCGCATGGGGGAGCTCTTCGAGTGCGTGCTGTTCACCGCCAGCCTGGCCAAG TATGCAGACCCCGTGGCTGATCTGCTGGATAAATGGGGCGCCTTCCGGGCCCGCCTTTTTCGGGAGTCCTGCGTCTTCCACCGGGGGAACTATGTGAAGGACCTAAGCCGGCTGGGCCGAGACCTGCGGCGGGTGCTCATTTTGGACAACTCGCCCGCCTCCTACGTCTTCCACCCCGACAATGCT GTTCCGGTGGCCTCCTGGTTTGACAACATGAGTGACACGGAGCTCCAGGACCTCCTGCCCTTCTTTGAGCAGCTTAGCCGAGTGGAAGACGTTTATTCAGTACTCAGGCAGCCAAGACCGGGCAGCTAG